AGGGCTTGGAAGCAAAAAAGGAGCGAAGGGATCGACGAAGGGTTGGGTTGATTGGAACAAATCCCAATAGGGCCAAGAATATCGCTGCCGAGACCATGGCTATTATCTTGTTCGTAAAGTCGTTGTAGTAGTCCTCAGAGCACAGGAAACCGTAGAGCGCAGCTAGGAGCGCAGTTGCTGCACTAGATAGAGCGACCCACGTTAGCTTCTGTGCATCTTTGCTGTTTTCACTGCGAGTTAAAACCCAATAGGTTAGAGCTGAGCTTATCCCGGTCGCTGTGAGGAGCCCATCGATACGAACGAAAGCGTTTGCGGATGCCAGGATAGCTCCCGCAGTTAGAAGCAAGCCTACTTGAGCACGAAGGCCTACGGAGATGGTCATAAGCCCCCCGATAATAAGGGTTTGGGCGAGAGGCTCGCTAAGCGTTATCCGAACATTCCAGACTTGTGCTGGGTTTAAGGCAAAGAATATGCAGGCGATGATTGCTGCTCTGGAACTTCCTGAAACCCTCCTGACAAAACAAAATAGGAGCAGGAGATTGAGTGACCCTAGTAGGGCATTGAAGGCGAACAGGCCGTTGTACTCTCCCATCCCAAAGAACTGGGCCATCCACAAGGCCGTGGTTGGGGGGAACTGGAAGTAGACGATGTTTTTGGATATATCGAATGAGTATCCACCACCTTGCAGGCCGCCGCTCAACAGGGCCCGGTTTTCGTCTTCGTAAACTTTGCTATGGGGTGGTTCGTCGAAAAGCCAGTGTTCTTGGGCGATATGCGCAGCAAGGTTGGAGTAGACCCCTTGATCTCGTCCAGAGAAGATGCTCTCAGTGGAATAGGTAGCGTTCCACGCAAACAGCGCTATTGCCGCGAGGACGATGGCGATTTCGGACTTGGTCGGCAAATTGTATCCTCGAAATGAGTACTTCGCGCCTAACAGGAAAATTAGCCAGCCGGCTATACCATTTACGGCTGGGAAGAAAAATCCGAACCAAGCCGTCGCCAATAGGATTGGAAAGTAGATTGTACCCCCAAATAAACAAGAGATGCAGAACCTTTCTACGAATGAGAGTTCTGCTTTATGCCGTTTTTGCAGGAACTGAAGGGTTGCTCCGCCCAGAGTTAATAATCCCGGAAGGGCGCCGAATGAGGCTAATTCTTGGAGAGTCATTTGGGAGTCCTGAGTAACGGTTTTTCTCTAGTAGCAGGATAGATGATCCAGTCCGAGGAAGGACAGGCAGTATCTCATTTTGGGACAAACCTTTTTTATGCGATGCTAGGGACGGAAGATATTTGTTGATTGCGTGGAAGGATGCCTTCAAGGCTTTGAGATCGATTATGAAGTTGATCATTCAGATTCCCTGTTTCAACGAAGCTGAAACGCTTCCTGGCACTTTAGCCGATTTACCACGGACCATCCCAGGGGTGGATGCGGTGGAGTGGCTTGTGATTGACGACGGCAGTGCAGATGGCACCGCGGATGTTGCTCGCAATTCAGGAGTAGATCACGTGGTCCGATTACCACACAATCAAGGTTTGGCGAAAGCATTCACTACTGGATTAGAAGAATGCCTGAAGCTAGGTGCGGACATCATAGTGAATACGGATGCTGACAATCAGTATTGCGGAGCCGATATCGCAAAACTCGTAGCTCCAGTTTTGAACGGAGAGGCGGAGATGGCTATCGGGGCCCGGCCTATCGATGGAATCGAGGAGTTCTCCCCATTGAAGAAGCTCCTACAGAAATTTGGAAGCCGAGTTGTGAGGTCTCTCAGTGGTACGGATGTCGCGGATGCTCCCAGCGGTTTTCGTGCAATGAGCCGATCTGTGGCTACCAAACTTAATGTTTTCAGTGAGTATACATACACTTTGGAAACAATCATTCAGGCGGGACAGAATGGAATGAAAATAGTTTCCGTCCCTATTCGAGTTAATGGTAAGACTCGTGAGTCTCGCCTTGTGAAGAGCATTTTTTCGTATGTGAAACGGTCTGTATTAACGATGTGCCGGATTTTTGTGGTGTATCGTCCCATGCGTTTTTTTATGACCCTAGCTGCGTTGACGTTCGGGGTTGGGTTTATAGCGGTTTTGCGTTTTCTCTATTTTTACTTCATCGGGGAAGGCTCCGGCCACGTACAGTCTGTTATATTGGCAGTTTTCATGATGGGGACAGGGCTCTTGCTCGCGGTAGTCGCTTTACTAGCAGATTTAATTTCGGTGAATCGTCGTCTGATGGAGAGGTTGCAATGGAAGCTGACAGAGCTCGAACGCGGAATGAAAACTTCAGATTTGGACTGATATGGAGCGGAACGAAATCGACTCCTTACACGTTGGAATTGTAGGCGGTACCTTCACCGGCAATAGAGGTGCCCAAGCGATGTTGGCTGTTTGTGTTCGCGAAATGCGCAAGCGATATCCTGGATGTACTATTCACGTTTTGACTTACTATCCTGATGCTGATCGTAACGAAAAGCTTGATACGGATGTATATGTTCACAGCGCAACGCCAGTGAGGTTAGTACTAAACTGGGTTCCTCTATTCTTGTTGGCTAGACTGTTTGGGGTAGGAAAAAATCCTCCAAAGGAGCATGGTTTGGGCTTTTTGCAGCTGGCTAAGTTGGATCTGGTGCTGGATGTGGCGGGAGTTGGTTACATTGATGGTAGGGAGAAGTTTCTGCCGTACAACGTCTTAACCTCTCTGCCTTTTTCTTTGCTAGGTGTGCCTTATTTCAAGTTATCGCAGGCGATTGGCCCGATTGGGTCCTTGCCCAATAGAGTTTGCGCGAATCTCGCTTTGGCTCGGGTATCTCGGATTTTTGCACGTGGAGCGATGACGGAGAAGCATCTAAAAAAGGCATTCCCTGAAGGAGGGAATATCGATGCCGCCGCCGACTTGGCATTTTTGTTAGCACCGTCCAATCCGGTTAAACCCATCGCCCAGCGTGAACGAAGGGTCGGTATAGTGGCTAGCTCTTTAGTGATGTCTAAGAATGATGGATACATTTCGACTTTGGCAGAAGTCTGTATCGCACTTTTGAACCAAGGCTGGGAAGTTGTCTTGATTGCCCATTCTTGGAGAGGTCAAACGACAAAGCTGAGAAACAATGACTTGCCGGCCTTGGACGCCATAGCTGCCTACGACGAACGATTGGGCTGCTTGCCTAGGATTGGTGAAGGTTTGGATGCTTCGGAGTTGAAGTCGCAAATAGGATCTTGCCGAGTTATACTCACGAGCCGTTTTCACGGTATGATTGCAGCCTTAAGCACTGCGACCCCCGTCGTTGTTGCTGGTTGGAGTCACAAGTATCGCGAGGTTATGGAGATGTTCGGCTTAGAGCGCTTTTGTTTACCGCACGATAAAGCCAATGTGGAGTCTTTAGTTGGCTGTATTTCTGAGTTGGATAAGGATGCATCTTTGGTTTCCAAAAGCATTCTAGAAAAACTTCCCGAAATCAGATCGAATAGCGAGAGCCAGTTCGATAAGGTCTGTGCAGCAGTCAACTTTGAGCGAGAGTGAGCAATATCTGGACGGGAAGGCTGAAACGCATTTTACCCCAGCTGGTGCGTTTCGCATGTGTCACTACGTTGGTTCTAGGAGTCAAACTAGGTATTGTGTGGTCATTGGGACCAGTGCTCAATCCGTATGTCGCATATTTTATCACTCATCTCGCTATTTTTATCGTTTCTTACGTCCTGCATTCTAAAGTTACGTTTAATTCGGCTTTAGGCTGGAAAAAAGCAGGGGTCTATCTGAAGGCAGTTATTGGTATCAAGATTCTGGATTACCTAATTTTTTCTGTGGCTTTGGTTTATTTCGAAATAAACTCTTTGGTGGCAGTTCTTGCTGCAACGGCGTTAATTACAATTTTGAGATTCATGTTTGCTCGGAAAGCCTTGAGTGCTTGATGAATTACTTTTGGGAAGATGGAGAATATTGATAATGTGGACACAAGCACGCCGATAGGAAGCTATCGCAAGGCGTGGGTTGGTTATAGCTTGGATGAAGAAATTCGTAAGCGCGCTGCATCCGGAGGGATCGTTACCGCGACCCTTTGTCACCTATTGGAAACCGGTCGCATACAGGGTGCTTTGGTTTGCTCCTCTGGATTCGAGGAAGGAGAATTCAATTTTCGTTTGAGTATCGCCCAGACTCGAGAGGACCTTTTTGAGGCTCAATCGAGTAAGTACTTTGATATACCCGTTCTCAGGGGGTTGAATCTACTGAAAGAATTTGAAGGTAAGGTGGCTGTAGTTGGTTTACCATCACAGATCAATTCCTTGTCCCGAAGGATGTCGAAAAATGAGGAACTGCGTTCCAAGGTCGGGTTTCGGATAGCATTGTTCTGTGGGCACAATTCAAAAAAAGAGCTGATTGAGCGGGTCTGGGAAAAAAAGGGAATCAACCCTAAAGACATTGACAGGTTTCGTTATCGGCAGGGCCATTGGCGAGGGCAGATGGAATTGACTATGAAAGATGGTCAAATTCAGCGTTTTCCTTTCCAAGATTTCAGCCACTACCAAAATTTACACATTCTCTCCTTGGATCGCTGCTTAAATTGTCACGACCACATGGGCTACTATAGCGATCTTTCAACTGGAGATGTTTGGCTGCACGAAATGAGGGAAGACCCTGTGAAGCACTCTGTATTCCTTGCTCGTTCACCTCTAGCGGAAGAAATTGTAGAAGAAATGAGGGCCAGAGATCTTCTAAAGGCAGAGCCTGTGGATCGTCGTTTTGTCTATAGGAGTCAGAAGAGATCAATCAATTACCACTACAACTTGTCGGCTCGGGCAAAGGTCGGAAAACGGCTCGGCGTTAAGATAAAGGATAGAACCGGAGAGAAACCGAAAATTCGCGATTTGATTGCAGCTTACATCGTTCTGACAAATCACAAAATCTCTAAGAACCCGCGTCTATTGAGGTGGTTTATGAAAATACCTAAGCCTATCGTCGCAGCGTATCTTTATTTGTTCAAAGGATTGGTAAATTACGAACGCAAGGATTATTGAATCCAAAGTACATGGACTGCGAGGGGACTTTCAATCCGTCTTCTTTAGCCTAACTCCATACAGGCAGGCTCCAATTCGCCTAGGTGCTTCATGGTCTTCAATCTGAGGATCAAGGACTAAAATGTTTTCTCCAGGGGGCAGCTGTATCCGGCCCAAATCAAAAACTGTACGGCTAGTTGGTTGCTGCAGGGCTTGAATTGTTTTGCCGTTGAGGTTGATCAAACAGATCCTTCTTTCTCGTGCCCCAAGTTCGAGATCGATTGTTAAAGTCAGTTCTGATTCAGTTATATTGAAGAATTTGACTTCAGCCGCACCGATTGTCCATTTTGCGGTTTGTCCGCCGTGGTGTTCGGTTCTGAGCCAACCTTCTTCGAATGTCACCTGTAGCTGGTCTTTGAGGTCCTCGGACTGGTATTGAATTAGTTCTGTTTGTTCGAGGAACCTTACAGATTGATCTGAGAGATAAGGGGGCTGTAATTGATGGTTGAAGTCGAGGGCGCTTACGTTGGCAAGCAGCAGAAGCGGTAGCCATTTCCAGCTTTTAGGTACGGAGAGATTAAAGGCGACGTGGAGGACTAGAAGCACCCTCGGGACAGCCCCCGGTTCACCTTCCCAAACCGCGGGACCCAGAAAGGCGGCGAGCACCGCGAATCCGAACCCGATTCGCCACCAGATTTCGTCCCAGCTTTGTCTCGAAAGGATGAATACGATTTGAGTGGCAATTCCCAAGAAGCAAATCAGGTTAAAAGTGGCGAAATTTTCTCCCTGTGACGCAGCTTGGGCTAGGGAGATTAGCTTTGCTCCAATGCCGTGAAAAGGCAGGCCAAAGTTTGCTCGCCCCATGAGGTTGTTGCCAGGGACCGAGAGGGTTTGAGAAAGGTAGAGTAACCACAGAAAAAGAGGCATAATGCAGATGCATCCGAGCTTGACGAATCGAAACCAAGTTGATCGTGCAGAGGGGCATTTTTCGAATACAGCTAGACCTGCAAATAGGCTCATATCTTTGGTCAGTGCGGATGCTGCGATGCCGAAGGCTCCTCCCTTTTTCAAGCCCCGGGCGATCAGAATGGCCGCCAGCAAAATTAGAGTGGCTGCGGGACCGTCCGTTAGCGAACGTTGTGCACTGAGCGTCCAACCCCAACCGAGGAGCATTCCTGTCCAGCGAATGAAATTTTGGATACAGTAGGGCGGTAGCCAGTAGAGAAGCAAAATTGCTGAAATGACCCAGCAGATGGGATTGATAAGTGGGTAGATCTTAACGATCTTGGCGGTCTCTCCACCGCCGGCTAGCCACGCGACAGCGGGCATAAGGATTCGGCGAGCGCGATAGGTGAGATTGTCGATGGCGTTTGGAAGCTCTGGATCTTGCAGGCTTGGATCGAGGGCTATTTGGACGTAAAATTGAGCGTCGTATCCGGAGCTACCCTTCATGACTAGCGGATCCGTTTCCTTGAATTTCGGCAAAGCGCTTTCGTAGAATTGTTCGCCGACCATCAGCATTCTGGAAAAACCTACGCCGGGTTGGTGGTTTTTGGCGATGGTCGAGAGGTAGTGCAGTCCGACGAGCAGGTAGCAGATACTCCAGAAGGTGGTCTGGATCCGAGCCGACCGAAGATAGTGGAGCGCTTTCATTTTAAAGTCGGAAGGTGTGGCGACTTCTCGCTCCTTTTTTTTCCTTAGTTTTCGGAGGTCGGGAAAAGTGTGTAGCCGAGTCTCTGGCGGGTGACCGCCACGCGGGGGATATCCTTTACGCGTTCCAAGATATCGAGAGACTTTTGCGGAACTGGGTTGGCTTGAACCTTGAGGGATTTGATCTTATCGCCTCCGTCGTCCGTTCCCCATTTCCACTCGTAATCTTTGGGGGGCGGGTAGGAATCGACGCCTTCCGTTCGCTCGGACCCGAGAAAGGAAAATATCTGCTCGGTCCAGGTGATGGGATCGGAAACAAGATCTTCGTAGCGTACCCAGAAGTTCTTTTGCAGGTCGTTCGGAAAGCGTCGCAGCAAACTGTCGTAGGCTCGGGACCAATAGTTTTTAGCCAACCACCGGTCCACGAAGCCCTTGGGCATGGAGGACTCGAATTTGCGGAAAACCATCTTGCGCAGGGAGGCGACGTTGGTGTGGACGTCGCGCGTCAGGATGAGCTGCTTGGAATTTTCGACTTTGGGTAATTTCGGGTAGCTACCGGCGTCGTTGAACCAAGCCGGCCGCTTGAGAACGATGATTCTCTCGTCGCAAAGGGCGTGGATTTGGCTCTCGGCGTTGATCGAGCGAAACTTGCTGAAGTTGATTTCCGGCAGGCTTGAGATGTCCGGAGCGGCAGACATGAGCGCCTTGAGCAGGGTGGAGCCGGAGCGCATGGTGCTCAGTTCGACAGCGATGGTTCTCTGGGTGGTTTCGGCCATGTTGGATGCGGCTATTGGTATTGGGACGGACGGCGGGGGAGCCAAGGGTTTTTTGCGGGCGACAGCGATATTGCGGTTTGCGTTCCTCATAGTCGCCGAACTCGGATCTTGGATACGGGCAGTTTCTTGCGATTTTGCTCTGCGGACAGCTTTCGCCGCCTTCAGAGGCTGGATAATGGGTTTAGCTTTAGCGAAACGTAAGTTGGCCGTGGATTAAAAAAGCTTTC
This genomic interval from Pelagicoccus albus contains the following:
- a CDS encoding glycosyltransferase family 2 protein; the protein is MKLIIQIPCFNEAETLPGTLADLPRTIPGVDAVEWLVIDDGSADGTADVARNSGVDHVVRLPHNQGLAKAFTTGLEECLKLGADIIVNTDADNQYCGADIAKLVAPVLNGEAEMAIGARPIDGIEEFSPLKKLLQKFGSRVVRSLSGTDVADAPSGFRAMSRSVATKLNVFSEYTYTLETIIQAGQNGMKIVSVPIRVNGKTRESRLVKSIFSYVKRSVLTMCRIFVVYRPMRFFMTLAALTFGVGFIAVLRFLYFYFIGEGSGHVQSVILAVFMMGTGLLLAVVALLADLISVNRRLMERLQWKLTELERGMKTSDLD
- a CDS encoding polysaccharide pyruvyl transferase family protein → MERNEIDSLHVGIVGGTFTGNRGAQAMLAVCVREMRKRYPGCTIHVLTYYPDADRNEKLDTDVYVHSATPVRLVLNWVPLFLLARLFGVGKNPPKEHGLGFLQLAKLDLVLDVAGVGYIDGREKFLPYNVLTSLPFSLLGVPYFKLSQAIGPIGSLPNRVCANLALARVSRIFARGAMTEKHLKKAFPEGGNIDAAADLAFLLAPSNPVKPIAQRERRVGIVASSLVMSKNDGYISTLAEVCIALLNQGWEVVLIAHSWRGQTTKLRNNDLPALDAIAAYDERLGCLPRIGEGLDASELKSQIGSCRVILTSRFHGMIAALSTATPVVVAGWSHKYREVMEMFGLERFCLPHDKANVESLVGCISELDKDASLVSKSILEKLPEIRSNSESQFDKVCAAVNFERE
- a CDS encoding GtrA family protein, with product MSNIWTGRLKRILPQLVRFACVTTLVLGVKLGIVWSLGPVLNPYVAYFITHLAIFIVSYVLHSKVTFNSALGWKKAGVYLKAVIGIKILDYLIFSVALVYFEINSLVAVLAATALITILRFMFARKALSA
- a CDS encoding Coenzyme F420 hydrogenase/dehydrogenase, beta subunit C-terminal domain, whose product is MENIDNVDTSTPIGSYRKAWVGYSLDEEIRKRAASGGIVTATLCHLLETGRIQGALVCSSGFEEGEFNFRLSIAQTREDLFEAQSSKYFDIPVLRGLNLLKEFEGKVAVVGLPSQINSLSRRMSKNEELRSKVGFRIALFCGHNSKKELIERVWEKKGINPKDIDRFRYRQGHWRGQMELTMKDGQIQRFPFQDFSHYQNLHILSLDRCLNCHDHMGYYSDLSTGDVWLHEMREDPVKHSVFLARSPLAEEIVEEMRARDLLKAEPVDRRFVYRSQKRSINYHYNLSARAKVGKRLGVKIKDRTGEKPKIRDLIAAYIVLTNHKISKNPRLLRWFMKIPKPIVAAYLYLFKGLVNYERKDY
- a CDS encoding AZOBR_p60025 family cell surface glycopolymer formation protein, which codes for MKALHYLRSARIQTTFWSICYLLVGLHYLSTIAKNHQPGVGFSRMLMVGEQFYESALPKFKETDPLVMKGSSGYDAQFYVQIALDPSLQDPELPNAIDNLTYRARRILMPAVAWLAGGGETAKIVKIYPLINPICWVISAILLLYWLPPYCIQNFIRWTGMLLGWGWTLSAQRSLTDGPAATLILLAAILIARGLKKGGAFGIAASALTKDMSLFAGLAVFEKCPSARSTWFRFVKLGCICIMPLFLWLLYLSQTLSVPGNNLMGRANFGLPFHGIGAKLISLAQAASQGENFATFNLICFLGIATQIVFILSRQSWDEIWWRIGFGFAVLAAFLGPAVWEGEPGAVPRVLLVLHVAFNLSVPKSWKWLPLLLLANVSALDFNHQLQPPYLSDQSVRFLEQTELIQYQSEDLKDQLQVTFEEGWLRTEHHGGQTAKWTIGAAEVKFFNITESELTLTIDLELGARERRICLINLNGKTIQALQQPTSRTVFDLGRIQLPPGENILVLDPQIEDHEAPRRIGACLYGVRLKKTD
- a CDS encoding sulfotransferase family protein, with the protein product MAETTQRTIAVELSTMRSGSTLLKALMSAAPDISSLPEINFSKFRSINAESQIHALCDERIIVLKRPAWFNDAGSYPKLPKVENSKQLILTRDVHTNVASLRKMVFRKFESSMPKGFVDRWLAKNYWSRAYDSLLRRFPNDLQKNFWVRYEDLVSDPITWTEQIFSFLGSERTEGVDSYPPPKDYEWKWGTDDGGDKIKSLKVQANPVPQKSLDILERVKDIPRVAVTRQRLGYTLFPTSEN